A window of Phycobacter azelaicus contains these coding sequences:
- a CDS encoding DUF6477 family protein — protein MQDALSRLSSLRRPRLLVRAARIGATTYIREKTLHRLLGYGSLPKPAAAIFKLLDMEVGLNARRLSGDAGYTMARHIDVLIALMGEANLLRRHRTG, from the coding sequence ATGCAAGATGCCCTTAGCCGCCTGTCATCCTTGCGCCGCCCGCGATTGCTCGTGCGCGCCGCCCGTATCGGTGCGACCACCTACATACGAGAAAAGACACTTCATCGCCTGCTTGGATATGGGTCCCTACCAAAGCCAGCAGCGGCCATTTTCAAACTATTGGACATGGAGGTCGGGCTGAATGCGCGCCGCCTGTCTGGCGATGCCGGATACACAATGGCGCGCCACATCGATGTTTTGATTGCCCTGATGGGAGAAGCAAATTTGCTGCGCCGCCACCGTACCGGCTGA
- a CDS encoding trimethylamine methyltransferase family protein, whose translation MAEAAPRRRSRGGGGAARRAERSSIRIETAKYIERNIPNFEVLSQEAIEIIEANAETILEEVGVNFVDNPAALQRWRDAGADVQGERVRIPRGLARKLCETAPSQFTQHARNPEKNVEIGGRNLVLAPVYGPPFVRDAKGGRRYATLEDFQKFVKLAYMSKWLHHSGGTVCEPTDVPVNKRHLDMLLAHMTLSDKPFMGSVTEPSRAQDSVDMCGILFGKEFVQDNTVMTSLININSPMTFDDVMMGALEVYAQNNQACIISPFIVGGAMAPVSVAGTLTQVLAEVLAGVAYSQLIRPGAPVIFGAFVSSIDMNSGAPTFGTPEASLVTYGAGQLARRLGLPFRSAGSFCGSKLPDAQAAYETANSLNMGLMSGVNFMLHSCGWLEGGLVADFEKFVMDADQLGTLHGLAKGVGVSENDQAMDAIREVGPGGHYLGCAHTQSNFKTAFWKSDLFDYKPFETWEEEGARDTYSLASARVDHLLATYQPPALDPAIKEALDAYVLDKKASMPDSFL comes from the coding sequence ATGGCTGAAGCAGCACCGCGTCGGCGTAGCCGCGGGGGCGGAGGCGCCGCCCGCCGCGCCGAACGTTCGAGCATTCGAATCGAAACCGCAAAGTATATTGAGCGGAACATCCCGAATTTCGAGGTCCTGAGCCAGGAAGCCATCGAGATCATCGAGGCAAACGCCGAAACCATCCTCGAAGAGGTCGGTGTCAACTTCGTGGACAACCCAGCGGCCTTGCAGCGCTGGCGCGATGCTGGTGCCGACGTGCAGGGCGAGCGGGTGCGTATTCCCCGTGGTCTGGCGCGCAAACTGTGTGAAACGGCCCCGTCCCAGTTTACGCAGCACGCACGCAACCCGGAAAAGAACGTCGAAATCGGTGGGCGGAACCTCGTTCTGGCGCCCGTCTACGGGCCGCCCTTTGTGCGCGACGCTAAGGGCGGACGCCGCTATGCAACGCTCGAGGATTTCCAGAAATTCGTGAAACTGGCCTATATGTCCAAGTGGCTGCACCACTCGGGTGGCACCGTTTGCGAGCCTACGGATGTGCCGGTGAACAAGCGGCACCTCGACATGCTGCTGGCGCATATGACCTTGAGCGACAAGCCGTTTATGGGGTCGGTAACCGAACCCAGCCGCGCGCAGGATTCGGTCGACATGTGCGGGATCCTGTTCGGCAAGGAATTTGTTCAGGACAACACAGTGATGACTTCGCTCATCAACATCAACTCGCCCATGACCTTTGATGACGTGATGATGGGCGCGCTCGAGGTTTATGCCCAGAACAACCAGGCCTGCATCATCTCTCCCTTCATCGTTGGTGGTGCCATGGCGCCGGTTTCGGTCGCGGGGACCCTGACACAGGTCCTGGCCGAGGTTCTGGCCGGTGTGGCATATAGCCAGCTGATCCGGCCCGGTGCGCCTGTGATCTTTGGTGCCTTTGTGTCCTCCATCGACATGAACTCGGGCGCGCCGACCTTTGGCACGCCCGAAGCGTCGCTCGTGACCTACGGAGCCGGTCAACTGGCGCGACGTCTGGGTCTGCCCTTCCGCTCGGCCGGGTCCTTCTGTGGCTCCAAACTGCCTGACGCCCAGGCCGCCTATGAAACCGCCAACAGCCTCAACATGGGGCTTATGTCCGGCGTCAACTTCATGTTGCACTCCTGCGGCTGGCTGGAGGGTGGTCTGGTCGCGGATTTCGAAAAGTTCGTTATGGACGCGGACCAGTTGGGCACCCTGCACGGCTTGGCAAAAGGTGTCGGCGTGAGCGAGAATGATCAGGCAATGGATGCGATCCGCGAGGTCGGACCCGGCGGGCATTACCTTGGCTGTGCGCATACCCAGTCGAACTTCAAAACGGCCTTCTGGAAATCGGACCTGTTCGACTACAAACCGTTCGAAACTTGGGAAGAAGAGGGTGCGCGCGATACCTATTCGCTGGCTTCGGCGCGCGTCGATCACCTGCTGGCGACCTATCAGCCGCCCGCACTGGATCCGGCCATCAAGGAAGCTTTGGATGCCTATGTTCTGGACAAGAAAGCCTCTATGCCAGATTCTTTCCTCTGA